The Leptospiraceae bacterium genome includes a region encoding these proteins:
- the hisA gene encoding 1-(5-phosphoribosyl)-5-[(5-phosphoribosylamino)methylideneamino]imidazole-4-carboxamide isomerase — protein MIIIPAIDILDNEAVRLYKGDYSQKTVYSSNPWELVQGFNKNGAELIHLVDLNGARKADSTNKDCIVRIRKEANVKIQLGGGIRDMEKLKYYESLGIDKFIIGTAAVNDPKFVDDALTFIGTDRIIISVDALDGIVRVNGWEEKTQVKYEELLTRLDKQGITQIIFTDISHDGTLSGPNLESYKHILNNFNFQLTASGGIASLKDIIELSGIDSKRPLYGIITGKAIYEGKLDLKEAIDNTKK, from the coding sequence ATGATAATTATACCAGCAATAGATATTTTAGACAATGAAGCTGTCAGACTTTATAAAGGGGATTATTCTCAAAAAACCGTTTATAGCTCAAATCCTTGGGAGCTTGTACAGGGGTTTAATAAAAATGGTGCCGAGTTAATTCATTTAGTAGATTTAAACGGAGCAAGAAAAGCGGACTCAACTAACAAAGATTGTATTGTCCGAATACGAAAAGAAGCCAATGTCAAAATTCAGCTCGGCGGCGGAATTAGAGATATGGAAAAATTAAAATACTACGAATCTCTTGGTATTGATAAATTTATTATTGGAACTGCCGCTGTAAATGATCCCAAATTTGTAGATGATGCTCTTACCTTTATAGGAACAGATCGTATTATTATTTCTGTAGACGCGTTAGACGGCATTGTTCGAGTAAACGGTTGGGAAGAAAAAACACAAGTAAAGTATGAAGAATTACTAACACGATTAGACAAACAAGGTATCACTCAAATTATCTTCACGGATATTTCACATGACGGAACTTTGAGCGGACCAAATCTGGAATCGTATAAACATATTTTAAATAATTTTAATTTCCAACTAACTGCGTCCGGCGGAATTGCATCCCTAAAAGATATCATTGAATTATCTGGAATTGACTCGAAACGTCCGCTTTACGGAATAATTACCGGCAAAGCTATCTATGAAGGAAAATTGGATTTAAAAGAAGCAATAGACAATACAAAGAAATAA
- the hisH gene encoding imidazole glycerol phosphate synthase subunit HisH: MIAVIDFGMGNIHSCLKAISLYTNDFKLTTDPKDLENASGIVLPGDGAFEKAMFNLGELGFIESIHKAIEKQIPLFGICIGFQILFEDSEESTVNEKLISGLGLIKGHVRKFKLRSYKVPHMGWNKLIFNNKKNSKLLEDVQNGEYMYFIHSYRPVDADSSAITANCSYAEEKFPVIVERNNIFGTQFHPEKSDKEGLKILRNFIRIANPN; the protein is encoded by the coding sequence ATGATTGCTGTAATTGATTTTGGAATGGGAAATATCCATTCGTGCCTAAAAGCGATTAGCCTCTATACCAATGATTTTAAATTAACGACAGATCCAAAAGATTTGGAAAACGCTAGTGGAATAGTTTTACCAGGAGATGGTGCTTTCGAAAAAGCGATGTTTAATCTGGGTGAACTTGGATTCATAGAATCTATCCATAAAGCAATCGAAAAACAGATTCCACTTTTCGGAATTTGTATTGGATTTCAGATATTGTTTGAAGACTCAGAAGAATCTACTGTAAATGAAAAATTAATTAGTGGTTTAGGATTAATCAAAGGTCATGTAAGAAAGTTTAAGTTAAGAAGTTACAAAGTTCCACATATGGGTTGGAACAAATTGATATTCAATAACAAAAAAAATTCTAAATTATTGGAGGATGTACAAAATGGTGAATATATGTATTTTATACATTCCTATCGTCCAGTAGATGCAGACTCCTCGGCCATTACAGCTAATTGCAGTTATGCGGAAGAAAAATTTCCAGTTATTGTAGAAAGAAATAATATATTCGGAACACAGTTCCATCCAGAAAAATCCGACAAAGAAGGTCTTAAAATTTTAAGAAATTTTATTCGGATTGCAAATCCAAATTGA
- the hisB gene encoding imidazoleglycerol-phosphate dehydratase HisB: MSAEARKTSETDIKLSLNLRGKGNYHFDTEIPFFEHMLSHIAKHGQIDMDIWLRGDIEIDCHHSVEDTAILLGSTLHKHLGDKSGINRYGHFTIPMDEVLTTVAVDLGGRFYFKYTGPKLEGKFGIYDAELTLEFLQKFALNAKMNLHVVVQYGENRHHIHESIFKGLGRALRQAIAFDENAAGVIPSTKGMLE; this comes from the coding sequence ATGTCAGCAGAAGCACGAAAAACCTCCGAAACAGATATAAAACTCTCTCTAAATCTACGTGGTAAAGGAAACTATCACTTTGATACAGAAATTCCTTTTTTTGAACATATGTTATCACATATTGCCAAACATGGTCAAATCGACATGGACATTTGGCTACGCGGTGACATAGAAATCGATTGCCATCACAGTGTAGAGGATACAGCTATTTTACTAGGCTCAACCCTTCATAAACACCTAGGAGACAAGTCTGGAATTAATCGATATGGACATTTTACAATTCCAATGGATGAAGTATTAACGACTGTAGCCGTTGATTTAGGTGGTAGATTCTATTTCAAATACACAGGACCAAAGTTAGAAGGAAAATTTGGCATTTACGATGCGGAATTGACTCTTGAGTTTTTACAGAAATTTGCGCTCAATGCCAAAATGAATTTACATGTAGTTGTACAATATGGAGAAAATCGACACCATATCCACGAATCAATATTTAAAGGTCTAGGGCGTGCCTTAAGACAAGCAATTGCCTTTGATGAAAATGCAGCGGGAGTAATTCCATCAACAAAAGGAATGTTAGAATGA
- a CDS encoding PAS domain-containing sensor histidine kinase, whose product MKKTLLQPINRLLSLGIKDELTAFESRQIRTLNQISFFLGVINLSLLCFNFIAERYVPLFLNIAILIIICGPIFAFNSFYKYRVAQIYSYFAANTLILVYAYYGISINRIVNFEVLILGCGFFGAFIFHSFWSFVALLYNLVSFFLIGAMKIYAGNIHPDSIFIGNIINSFATSLFLFALVNVYKRDFKIAENALFESEDRMHLVLKGSNNGWWDWNLVEDTIYYSPLWWHTVGYKENELPSETKLWWSLLHPEDQAHVTELYNRALNSDTDFSSYSVEFRLRHKLGHYVTILSKGFISRDSEGMAIRISGSNIDLTEQKATELKLQSLLDNIQDQNEILSKQKSEIQIQSEKLLELNQIKDKLFSTIAHDIRSPFSSLLQTLNSLKDEMLTEEDLQEILPDITKNANNSIALIDNLFNWAKTQLDGATVHPIQFDCIKLIEDEINLLDLNAKKKGITLESNSKDKLLAFADKDMVELIIRNLISNAIKFCNSGDKVSVSATLKNNMIEISVMDTGKGISKEKLQKVFTGSMESSRGTAGEKGTGLGLILSKEFVEKNGGTIHVESSEGKGSQFYFTIPNAEAN is encoded by the coding sequence ATGAAAAAAACCTTACTACAGCCAATCAATAGACTATTATCTTTAGGAATAAAAGATGAACTAACTGCTTTTGAGTCTAGGCAGATTCGCACTTTGAATCAAATTTCCTTTTTCCTGGGGGTTATAAATTTAAGTTTATTGTGTTTTAATTTTATTGCAGAACGTTATGTGCCACTTTTTTTGAACATAGCGATTCTCATAATTATTTGCGGGCCAATTTTTGCTTTTAATTCCTTTTATAAATACAGAGTTGCGCAAATTTATTCCTATTTTGCTGCAAATACGCTTATACTCGTTTATGCTTATTATGGAATCTCTATCAATCGAATCGTCAATTTTGAAGTTTTGATTTTAGGATGTGGTTTTTTTGGAGCTTTTATTTTTCATTCCTTTTGGAGTTTTGTTGCATTATTGTATAATTTGGTTTCCTTTTTTTTGATTGGGGCAATGAAAATTTATGCGGGGAATATTCATCCAGATTCCATTTTTATTGGAAATATTATAAATTCCTTTGCAACTTCCCTATTTTTATTTGCTTTAGTGAATGTATACAAAAGAGATTTTAAAATTGCCGAGAACGCATTATTTGAATCAGAAGATCGTATGCATTTAGTTTTAAAGGGATCAAATAACGGTTGGTGGGATTGGAATTTAGTAGAGGATACTATTTATTATTCACCACTTTGGTGGCATACGGTAGGGTATAAGGAAAACGAACTACCATCAGAAACTAAACTATGGTGGTCTCTATTACATCCAGAAGATCAGGCGCATGTTACTGAGCTTTACAATCGAGCATTGAATTCAGATACGGACTTTAGTAGTTATAGCGTAGAATTTAGATTGCGACACAAACTCGGACATTATGTGACCATTCTTTCTAAAGGATTTATTTCTAGAGATAGTGAAGGAATGGCTATCCGTATTTCTGGGAGTAATATTGATTTAACGGAACAAAAGGCAACAGAATTAAAACTCCAATCTCTATTAGATAATATTCAAGATCAAAATGAAATTTTATCTAAACAAAAATCAGAAATCCAAATTCAATCTGAAAAACTATTAGAATTAAATCAAATTAAGGATAAACTTTTTTCTACAATTGCGCATGACATTCGAAGTCCTTTTTCTTCGTTATTGCAAACCTTAAACTCTCTAAAAGATGAAATGTTAACGGAAGAGGATTTACAAGAGATACTTCCCGATATTACTAAAAATGCGAATAATAGTATAGCTTTGATTGATAATTTATTTAATTGGGCAAAAACTCAGTTGGATGGTGCAACCGTTCATCCGATTCAATTTGATTGTATCAAACTAATAGAAGATGAAATTAATTTGTTAGATCTAAATGCAAAGAAAAAGGGAATAACTTTAGAAAGTAATTCTAAAGATAAACTATTGGCATTTGCAGATAAAGATATGGTAGAATTAATTATACGAAATTTAATTTCTAATGCTATAAAATTCTGTAATTCTGGAGATAAAGTAAGTGTATCCGCTACACTAAAAAATAATATGATAGAAATTTCTGTTATGGATACAGGTAAAGGGATTTCAAAGGAAAAATTACAGAAAGTATTTACAGGAAGTATGGAGTCGAGTCGTGGGACTGCCGGAGAAAAAGGAACTGGACTTGGTTTAATTCTAAGTAAAGAATTTGTAGAAAAAAACGGTGGAACAATTCATGTAGAAAGCTCAGAAGGAAAAGGCAGTCAATTTTATTTTACAATACCAAATGCAGAGGCTAATTAA
- a CDS encoding suppressor of fused domain protein has protein sequence MILIETNKIIYQEANPYGSLTAYLEDDSRTVYLYLQSEQNPEWKIRALWIRNRVPAPDVRDQADFTNGLAPILLANEISPNMDTSEINPEDLHFIWTEEGDAVAVFIKEELHAFLPSWSGIKGLAGYSKFARIETITAHPLGDSNHGVIADIVEKSRKFWDFRAGKDCWKNIQSSRLEFLENRLGKHTKYWSADGGKFPYVGIAKFEPTDFSGVIIYSTIGMSGQNMPTVDLFHKDYLNYARIELVIAVRILPGDKSESWVPHFLGELVKFPWNMTKWLGAGHTISMNRRDPDALYLNFDSAILLKELSPVNHPDLKLESVPNLSGLISESNQPVHFLFIQPINDEEAYYMRTEGSKALLNLISENGIGWVHNAEREGLL, from the coding sequence ATAATCTTGATAGAAACTAATAAAATTATTTACCAAGAGGCAAATCCGTACGGGTCATTGACAGCTTATCTAGAAGATGATTCGCGTACGGTTTACCTCTACTTACAATCCGAACAAAATCCAGAATGGAAAATTCGTGCTCTATGGATTCGCAATCGCGTCCCAGCTCCAGACGTTAGAGACCAAGCTGACTTTACAAATGGATTAGCTCCCATTTTACTTGCCAATGAAATTTCCCCAAATATGGATACATCCGAAATTAATCCGGAAGATTTACATTTTATTTGGACGGAAGAAGGAGACGCTGTCGCAGTATTTATCAAAGAAGAACTGCATGCATTTTTACCTTCTTGGTCTGGAATAAAAGGACTTGCCGGTTACTCCAAGTTTGCCCGTATCGAAACAATTACTGCGCATCCTCTCGGTGACTCCAATCATGGAGTCATAGCAGATATTGTTGAAAAATCTAGAAAATTTTGGGATTTCCGCGCCGGAAAAGATTGTTGGAAAAATATTCAATCAAGTAGATTAGAATTTTTGGAAAACCGTCTGGGAAAACACACCAAATATTGGTCTGCTGATGGCGGCAAATTTCCATATGTTGGCATTGCCAAATTTGAGCCTACGGATTTTTCGGGAGTAATTATTTATTCCACCATCGGCATGAGTGGTCAAAATATGCCTACTGTAGATTTATTTCATAAGGATTATCTTAATTATGCGCGAATCGAACTTGTGATTGCTGTTCGTATATTGCCCGGAGATAAATCCGAATCTTGGGTCCCGCATTTTCTAGGAGAATTAGTAAAATTTCCTTGGAACATGACTAAATGGTTAGGAGCAGGGCACACAATCTCCATGAATCGAAGAGATCCTGATGCATTGTATTTGAATTTTGATTCGGCAATTTTATTAAAAGAGTTATCTCCGGTAAATCATCCCGATTTAAAATTAGAATCAGTTCCTAATCTGAGTGGATTAATTTCCGAATCCAATCAACCTGTGCATTTTTTATTCATTCAGCCAATAAATGACGAAGAAGCTTACTATATGAGAACAGAAGGCTCTAAAGCTCTCCTTAATTTAATTTCTGAAAATGGAATTGGGTGGGTTCATAATGCGGAGAGAGAAGGACTTCTATGA
- a CDS encoding glycosyltransferase family 39 protein, translating into MNLSFILLFFLGVAVRFYHYDHLSLWYDELYSMIVATSNVDEFFRELRIDVHPQIYQTLLFIWVKVVGNSPSAGRILSVIFSALAIPIVYFLSIKITDKFIALSTTIFLTLSGGAIYYAQEVRSYSLLILFSGVCFFYWLKLIKDVENPINKNSFYLFFIFSLITTYTHYFGFFFVNLQWVYLIIIFFKKDVHRFKFSIFGLILINLLFLPEIFRNIFIVASTGGGTWIPKPNLEIYMHFFSYVFYPMSFKKIPTLAIFFLSLVIPYLIDRKSFNKKIREEKVYYHLLIPTLYIISSLLLFTFLISQFKPLVTSRNLLVILIPIYFLVSTWYSLSPKLNGLKQSLVALVISGLMFASFSKYYYKDFIKEPWKDVTSYAAEVVGENGYVFSFRNSRMVDYYLVNVYKNRPSKNLNGSLKEFDKFFLEAKQFKVKNLVFIETPWDYINQEEDKKNIAIILNQLKENSLSSNYKFFLRNESIFV; encoded by the coding sequence ATGAATTTAAGTTTTATTTTATTGTTTTTTTTGGGAGTTGCCGTTCGTTTTTATCACTATGATCACTTAAGTTTATGGTATGATGAATTATATTCAATGATAGTTGCAACAAGTAATGTCGATGAATTTTTTCGGGAATTAAGAATTGATGTACATCCACAAATTTATCAAACACTTTTATTCATTTGGGTGAAAGTAGTTGGAAATTCTCCATCTGCCGGTCGAATTTTGAGCGTAATATTCAGCGCACTTGCTATTCCAATAGTTTATTTTTTATCAATTAAAATTACTGATAAGTTTATAGCATTGTCTACAACTATATTTTTAACTTTATCAGGAGGTGCAATTTATTATGCCCAAGAAGTTAGATCTTATAGTCTTTTAATTTTATTTTCTGGAGTGTGTTTTTTTTACTGGCTCAAACTGATCAAAGATGTTGAGAATCCTATAAATAAAAATTCTTTTTATTTATTTTTTATTTTTTCTTTAATCACAACATATACTCATTACTTTGGATTCTTTTTTGTTAATTTACAATGGGTTTACTTGATTATTATTTTTTTTAAAAAAGATGTTCATAGATTTAAATTTTCTATATTTGGGTTAATACTTATTAATCTACTATTCCTACCAGAAATTTTTAGAAATATATTTATAGTCGCTTCAACTGGGGGTGGCACTTGGATTCCGAAACCAAATTTAGAAATATATATGCATTTTTTTAGTTATGTTTTTTATCCAATGAGTTTTAAAAAAATTCCAACGCTTGCAATTTTTTTTCTTTCTCTTGTAATTCCTTATTTAATTGACCGTAAGTCATTTAATAAAAAAATTCGAGAAGAAAAAGTATATTACCATTTGTTAATTCCTACTTTATATATTATATCTTCTTTACTATTGTTTACATTTCTTATTTCTCAGTTTAAACCTTTAGTCACATCCAGAAATTTATTGGTTATTTTGATTCCTATTTATTTTTTGGTTTCGACCTGGTATTCCCTTTCACCAAAATTAAATGGATTGAAACAAAGTTTAGTCGCTTTAGTCATATCTGGATTAATGTTTGCCTCTTTTTCGAAATATTATTACAAGGATTTTATAAAAGAACCATGGAAGGATGTTACTTCCTATGCAGCAGAAGTTGTAGGCGAAAATGGATACGTTTTTTCGTTTAGAAATTCAAGGATGGTTGACTATTATTTAGTAAATGTATACAAAAATAGACCTAGTAAGAACCTAAATGGCAGTTTAAAAGAATTTGATAAATTTTTTTTAGAAGCTAAGCAATTTAAAGTAAAAAATCTAGTTTTTATAGAAACTCCTTGGGATTATATCAATCAGGAAGAGGATAAAAAAAATATCGCTATAATTTTGAATCAATTGAAGGAAAATTCTCTTTCTAGTAATTATAAATTTTTTTTACGGAATGAAAGTATATTCGTATGA
- a CDS encoding HDOD domain-containing protein — MKEIALGVNRKNLKPYNTMILCSSGSERRLLEQYLRIAGFKITGAEEKLISYFEEKVVDIPVKEKSESEVEEDEFSEEEMNLNEILLGFDKIDILFIEYKPYSNTLVLIQRIHQMYSKMIVFLIIDSIKKELIENLLQTKANAYLVKPISKNVIYDKLKIILKRNDLTQKVVIGYKPKGFNLQEMHIPPLPTVLNKVILFDTEKMGGSEELENIIAPDKSLSADLMRVANSAYYGRSGGIHTLRDAITLMGLKTINNIVLVKFRQKYTAKLRNPLYRKYLEEFPILIGLIALDLCAPLNLKILSKEIFIHSILMKIGMTMLALNEPERYSHVLEQYGMGSRTLVAIEREEFNTDYVHIGLNVFKAWHFPNSMATLVANQEFFVEDIHKVGDLDRLLRVSELFSLLLLGRKLMKEEMELVREILKFYHVQENIITLFNQDYYNHIKSHPFFELL; from the coding sequence ATGAAAGAGATTGCATTAGGAGTCAATCGGAAGAACCTAAAACCATACAATACTATGATTTTATGCTCTTCTGGATCAGAAAGAAGGTTATTAGAACAATATCTTCGTATCGCTGGTTTCAAAATAACGGGTGCAGAGGAAAAACTGATTTCCTATTTTGAGGAGAAAGTTGTAGATATACCTGTCAAAGAAAAATCAGAATCTGAAGTCGAAGAAGATGAATTTAGTGAAGAGGAAATGAATCTAAATGAAATACTTCTTGGTTTTGATAAGATAGATATTCTTTTTATAGAATATAAACCTTATTCTAATACGTTAGTTCTTATACAAAGAATTCATCAGATGTACTCTAAGATGATTGTTTTCCTTATAATTGATTCAATCAAAAAAGAATTAATTGAGAATTTATTGCAAACGAAGGCTAATGCGTATTTGGTGAAGCCAATTTCAAAAAATGTAATCTATGATAAATTGAAAATAATTCTAAAGAGAAATGATCTAACTCAAAAAGTTGTAATTGGATACAAACCAAAGGGTTTCAATCTCCAAGAAATGCATATTCCTCCTCTGCCCACAGTTCTAAATAAAGTAATCTTATTTGACACAGAAAAAATGGGCGGAAGTGAAGAATTGGAAAATATAATTGCTCCTGATAAATCTTTAAGCGCAGATCTAATGCGAGTTGCTAATTCTGCCTATTATGGTCGATCTGGTGGTATTCATACACTACGAGATGCAATTACCCTTATGGGTCTTAAGACGATTAATAATATCGTGTTAGTAAAATTTAGACAGAAATATACGGCTAAACTTCGTAACCCGCTTTATAGAAAATACTTAGAAGAGTTTCCTATTTTAATTGGACTGATTGCTCTTGATTTATGTGCTCCACTCAATCTAAAAATATTGAGTAAAGAAATATTCATCCATTCTATTTTGATGAAAATTGGAATGACGATGCTTGCGCTGAATGAGCCAGAAAGATATTCGCATGTATTGGAGCAGTATGGAATGGGTTCTAGAACTTTAGTTGCTATAGAGAGAGAAGAGTTTAATACGGATTATGTGCATATAGGTTTAAATGTTTTTAAAGCATGGCATTTTCCAAATTCCATGGCGACTTTAGTAGCGAATCAGGAGTTCTTTGTAGAAGATATTCACAAAGTAGGGGATTTAGATAGACTCCTTCGTGTTTCGGAACTTTTTTCATTGCTTTTACTTGGACGTAAACTTATGAAGGAAGAGATGGAATTGGTTCGGGAAATCCTGAAATTCTATCATGTGCAAGAAAATATCATTACTCTTTTCAATCAAGACTATTATAATCATATCAAGAGTCATCCATTTTTCGAATTACTATAA
- a CDS encoding L,D-transpeptidase family protein → MASILLYAAGFFIYNENLIPKMYYFILGKKTVDDIVKNHENKVDSIFIPIFQKNNIVYPPKNLTLLGFKTEKILEVWTASEKNPVLLKKYQFTTTSGKIGPKLIRGDGQIPEGFYKIESFNPNSAFYLSLKINYPNEFDLEKAKQDNRNDPGDNIFIHGKDRSIGCIAIGDAAIEELFVLAAKTPRNKIDVIIFPYDMRDSKKIVCNHCPVWIDEVYKRLKLASQEFIFSK, encoded by the coding sequence TTGGCTAGTATTTTATTGTACGCGGCTGGTTTTTTTATTTATAATGAAAATCTCATTCCTAAAATGTATTATTTTATACTCGGGAAAAAAACGGTAGACGATATAGTTAAAAATCATGAAAATAAAGTAGACTCTATTTTTATTCCTATTTTCCAAAAGAATAATATTGTTTATCCGCCAAAGAACTTAACTTTACTAGGTTTTAAAACAGAAAAAATTTTGGAAGTTTGGACAGCCTCAGAAAAAAATCCAGTTCTACTCAAAAAATACCAATTTACCACTACAAGTGGAAAAATAGGGCCTAAGTTAATCCGAGGAGATGGACAAATTCCAGAAGGATTTTATAAAATAGAATCATTTAACCCAAATAGCGCATTTTATTTATCTTTAAAAATAAATTATCCCAATGAGTTTGATTTAGAAAAAGCAAAACAAGATAACAGGAACGATCCGGGCGATAATATATTCATCCATGGAAAGGATCGCTCTATCGGATGTATTGCGATTGGAGATGCCGCTATTGAGGAATTATTCGTATTAGCCGCTAAAACTCCAAGAAATAAAATTGATGTAATTATTTTTCCCTACGACATGAGAGATTCTAAAAAGATAGTCTGTAATCATTGCCCAGTTTGGATCGACGAAGTTTACAAAAGATTAAAACTTGCCAGCCAAGAATTTATTTTTTCTAAATAA
- a CDS encoding cation transporter → MMKTIFHIQKMDCPSEEQMIRMKLSDIQAIKQLSFDLINRNLSVYHEDNLAIIQTAIDSLNLDSKIAESTFYMGEIIYENDKKDTKLLWSVLIINFSFFIIEIIYGLLANSIGLLADSLDMFADAIVYGLSLYAIKGTILIKKRVARISGYIQLSLAALGFIEVLRRFFGVEEVPNPTFMISVSFFALLANTASLVLLNQSNTKEVHIKSSQIFTSNDIIANIGIILAGTLILFLNSNIPDLIIGTVVFFFVLRGAIRIIELSK, encoded by the coding sequence ATGATGAAAACAATATTTCACATTCAAAAAATGGACTGTCCCTCCGAAGAACAGATGATTCGAATGAAGTTATCTGATATTCAGGCAATTAAACAACTTTCTTTTGATCTTATTAATCGCAATCTTTCCGTGTATCATGAGGATAATCTTGCTATAATTCAAACGGCTATCGATTCTTTAAATTTGGATTCCAAGATCGCCGAGTCTACATTTTACATGGGAGAAATTATTTATGAAAATGATAAGAAAGATACCAAATTACTTTGGAGTGTTCTAATAATAAACTTTTCATTTTTTATAATCGAAATAATTTACGGGTTACTAGCAAACTCGATCGGTCTACTAGCAGACTCTTTAGATATGTTTGCCGATGCGATAGTATATGGATTGAGTCTTTATGCCATAAAGGGAACAATATTGATTAAAAAAAGAGTAGCTCGAATTAGCGGATATATTCAATTATCCCTTGCAGCTCTTGGGTTTATTGAAGTCTTAAGGCGATTTTTTGGAGTCGAAGAAGTTCCAAATCCAACTTTTATGATTTCGGTTTCATTTTTCGCACTCTTAGCCAATACTGCTTCTTTAGTTCTATTGAATCAATCGAATACGAAAGAAGTGCATATTAAATCGAGTCAAATATTTACTTCAAACGACATCATCGCAAATATAGGAATAATTCTGGCTGGAACATTGATTTTATTTTTAAACTCAAACATCCCGGATTTAATTATTGGAACAGTTGTTTTCTTTTTTGTATTAAGGGGAGCAATTCGAATCATAGAATTGTCAAAATAA
- a CDS encoding DUF1554 domain-containing protein → MRHLLFILLIIFQFQFCLEAQKSSLDMNSPNAGFFGLVLGFLNSSVSCSGDSYCIIFATPVPNGNLAQFDTSGGQNGISGGDAKCQSGAANAGMNTTYTYKAIMALAETRTPPFQTSPGIYTPGINWVLYPDKEYRRPDNTLIKKTDSNSLFIFPLDNSIIVDSNIYSLTGLSVNVSTITTWNTSPNNCSDWMSTNGGISVNYGIGNSATVNSFSGSGAGATCSDSTSSVIYCAQQ, encoded by the coding sequence ATGAGACATTTACTATTTATACTATTAATTATTTTCCAATTTCAATTTTGTCTAGAAGCTCAAAAATCTAGTTTAGACATGAATTCGCCGAATGCAGGATTTTTTGGTTTAGTGCTTGGATTTCTGAATAGTTCAGTAAGTTGCAGTGGGGATTCATATTGTATAATTTTTGCAACTCCAGTTCCGAATGGAAATTTAGCTCAATTTGATACTTCTGGAGGACAGAATGGAATCTCGGGAGGAGATGCAAAATGTCAATCTGGTGCTGCGAATGCAGGTATGAATACAACATATACCTATAAGGCAATCATGGCATTAGCTGAGACAAGAACTCCTCCTTTTCAAACTTCACCAGGAATTTACACACCAGGAATTAATTGGGTGCTTTACCCAGATAAAGAATACAGAAGGCCAGATAATACTCTAATTAAAAAAACTGATTCAAACTCTCTATTTATTTTCCCTCTGGATAATTCTATAATAGTAGACTCAAACATATATTCGTTAACTGGGCTTTCGGTTAACGTTAGTACAATTACTACTTGGAATACGTCGCCGAACAATTGTAGTGATTGGATGTCAACTAACGGAGGTATCTCAGTAAATTATGGAATCGGGAATTCAGCAACCGTAAATAGTTTCTCTGGATCCGGCGCTGGCGCTACTTGCAGTGATAGCACAAGTAGTGTAATTTATTGTGCCCAACAGTAA